In Litorimonas taeanensis, one DNA window encodes the following:
- a CDS encoding heme biosynthesis protein HemY produces the protein MTKYVMAFLICLAALAGLMLYVGDDATLTLTSSAQSGVLMMNPIVLTWQAVIVLGTVGVVSLILIWSLISWLWRLPSRIRSGVGLRRRNQALDAMEEALLAGADGDASKARKKAERARTLIGSEDLGRIVSAQSAEACGDNTEAASHYTAMLTSEKTRSTGQHGLARTLMACGDIHGAIEHAQEAYDSNKNARWAFDILFQAQLADYNWGQALEVLDQGEKRKHISKDVARRRRAVLLAAEADRIVESGQSKLATELAVKASTTTPEFSPAVALSAKLLKIAGESKKAINLIEKAWAKKPHPALSLALYDLIEGESKRTRGKRIDALVRTNPNHKESHMLQAEEKLRDEDYVAALSVLAPYLTLDSEEAAPSARLCQLAGQIEEKLGNMSDARLWYERSATAPLEPDWSDLDPEGEAFDYSDADWRRLAFSFGDTGELIHPRYETGASRRRAGLLEEHSSQDETEEDVIRDFEDIQNTDRTEIDVEEEVVLSDEIVSKDDLSARLDSLLDKPK, from the coding sequence ATGACAAAATATGTAATGGCTTTTTTGATTTGCCTCGCCGCTCTCGCAGGGTTGATGCTTTATGTGGGAGATGATGCCACACTGACTTTGACCTCTTCTGCACAGAGTGGGGTTTTAATGATGAATCCGATTGTTTTGACTTGGCAAGCGGTGATTGTCTTGGGCACTGTGGGCGTTGTTTCTTTGATTTTGATTTGGTCTTTAATTTCTTGGCTTTGGCGCCTCCCGTCTCGTATTCGATCTGGTGTTGGTTTGCGCCGTCGGAATCAAGCCTTGGATGCAATGGAAGAGGCGCTTTTGGCGGGCGCAGATGGTGATGCCAGTAAAGCCAGAAAGAAGGCGGAACGGGCGCGGACACTTATCGGGTCAGAAGACCTAGGTCGAATTGTGAGCGCGCAATCGGCTGAAGCCTGCGGCGATAATACAGAAGCGGCGTCGCATTACACAGCCATGTTAACGTCAGAGAAAACTCGCTCTACAGGACAGCATGGTTTGGCGCGAACATTAATGGCCTGCGGCGATATTCACGGCGCGATAGAGCACGCGCAAGAAGCTTATGACTCCAATAAAAATGCACGCTGGGCTTTTGATATATTGTTCCAAGCGCAATTGGCTGATTATAATTGGGGACAAGCCTTGGAGGTTTTGGACCAAGGTGAGAAACGAAAGCATATTAGCAAAGATGTCGCCCGCCGTCGCCGAGCAGTATTATTAGCCGCGGAGGCTGACCGTATTGTTGAATCAGGTCAAAGCAAGCTCGCAACTGAATTGGCTGTTAAAGCCTCGACTACGACGCCTGAGTTTTCACCTGCTGTGGCTTTATCCGCAAAATTGTTGAAAATAGCTGGTGAGTCCAAAAAGGCGATTAACTTAATAGAGAAGGCTTGGGCAAAAAAACCTCATCCTGCCTTATCACTAGCGCTTTATGATCTGATAGAAGGGGAATCGAAACGCACACGCGGTAAACGTATCGATGCTCTTGTTCGGACAAACCCTAATCATAAAGAGTCTCATATGTTGCAGGCAGAAGAGAAACTGAGGGACGAAGACTATGTGGCTGCACTTTCGGTATTAGCGCCTTATTTAACATTAGATTCAGAAGAGGCCGCGCCCTCTGCTCGGTTATGTCAATTAGCAGGGCAAATTGAGGAAAAGCTTGGCAATATGTCGGATGCGCGCCTTTGGTATGAACGCTCCGCCACGGCGCCTTTGGAACCTGATTGGTCAGACCTTGACCCTGAAGGAGAGGCTTTTGATTATAGCGATGCGGATTGGCGCCGTCTTGCTTTTAGCTTTGGCGATACAGGTGAACTCATTCATCCGCGTTATGAAACAGGGGCCTCACGCCGCCGTGCGGGTTTATTAGAAGAGCATAGTTCTCAGGATGAAACCGAAGAGGATGTCATTCGCGATTTTGAAGATATTCAAAACACGGACAGGACAGAAATAGACGTTGAGGAAGAGGTCGTTTTATCAGATGAAATAGTCAGTAAAGATGATCTATCCGCACGTTTGGATAGCCTGTTGGATAAACCCAAATGA
- a CDS encoding cytochrome c-type biogenesis protein, with product MRSFFSCLFVAFFLLGPSAFSQVNGAELDARAREIGQSLRCVVCQNQSIDESDAPLAQDMRKLVKKRLIAGDSNADVIAFMRETYGDYVLLKPPVQRNTYPLWGLPFLILIVGLTWFFISGSKKRSQTTDKEETSIK from the coding sequence ATGCGGTCATTCTTTTCATGCCTCTTCGTCGCCTTTTTCCTCTTAGGCCCCTCTGCTTTTTCCCAAGTAAACGGGGCAGAACTTGATGCCCGTGCCAGAGAGATTGGCCAGTCGCTTCGGTGTGTGGTTTGCCAAAATCAATCCATAGATGAATCGGATGCACCTTTGGCCCAAGACATGCGAAAACTCGTCAAAAAGCGTTTGATAGCTGGCGACAGTAACGCGGATGTCATCGCCTTTATGCGCGAGACTTATGGGGATTATGTTCTCTTAAAACCGCCCGTACAAAGAAACACCTACCCCCTGTGGGGGCTTCCCTTTTTAATTCTGATTGTTGGACTCACCTGGTTTTTTATATCCGGTTCAAAAAAACGGAGTCAGACTACTGATAAAGAAGAAACCTCGATTAAATGA
- a CDS encoding DsbE family thiol:disulfide interchange protein translates to MRGLIPLIVFGVIAIALAIGLTNDPRRMEDMLIDQPFPEFSLPTLYEPETQHSKSDIQNQVSLINVFGSWCVTCIVEHPVLMNIAETETVRLIGHNWRDERDKAITWLARQGNPYDSIIFDPDSTLAISLGVTAAPETFITDKQGRIRYKHSGDITEKDWETVLKPLIESLQAE, encoded by the coding sequence ATGCGCGGCCTTATCCCTCTGATTGTTTTTGGCGTCATTGCTATAGCGCTCGCGATTGGCTTAACTAATGACCCACGGCGAATGGAAGATATGCTGATTGATCAGCCATTCCCTGAATTTTCCCTACCTACCCTATATGAACCTGAAACTCAGCACTCTAAAAGCGATATTCAAAATCAAGTCAGCTTGATTAACGTGTTTGGCTCTTGGTGTGTGACGTGCATAGTAGAGCATCCCGTTTTAATGAATATTGCAGAGACTGAAACGGTTCGGCTAATCGGGCATAATTGGCGCGACGAACGAGACAAAGCCATTACTTGGCTAGCGCGCCAAGGGAATCCCTATGATTCTATAATTTTCGACCCTGACAGCACTCTAGCCATTTCTCTAGGTGTTACTGCGGCCCCTGAGACTTTCATAACGGACAAACAAGGCCGCATTCGCTATAAACATTCGGGAGATATAACAGAGAAGGATTGGGAAACTGTTTTGAAACCGCTCATCGAATCCTTACAGGCAGAATAA
- a CDS encoding heme lyase CcmF/NrfE family subunit, which yields MIAEIGHFCLIAALFTAIAQCMIPLYGAANNKSDFMSFGDYAARVQFYLLIACFTALTYSFLSSDFSVKLAASHSHSLKPLIYKISGVWGNHEGSILLWMVMLGLYGFLFSVFSKRLPPVLRARTLAIQGLLGVGFISFILFTSNPFERIFPAPIDGNGLNPLLQDPGLAIHPPLLYMGYVGYSLAFSMAVAALISGKIDRDWARALKPWSLLSWSFLTLGIAMGSLWAYYELGWGGWWMWDPVENVSFMPWLIGTALLHSILVMERKQNLAHWTVLLAITAFSLSLVGTFVVRSGVLVSVHAFAVDPERGVYILALLLLSTGGALGLYALRSKTLVRRAEFDRLSREGGLVLNNLLLATATATVFLGTFYPLIMDAFTGDKISVGAPYFDLTFAPIMSVLIVFMGAAPLLKWQGDSLKTLKRFAIISLIGAVIIITFAAMFGNSVLGGLGLTLAAYLAYGAIKAFLKRRPIGQLARPAKYNLYAFFTAHLGMAVLTAGAVIMSVWADDTIGRIKPNETLNVAGYSFTLNSIKTGQNQNYGFRRGEVSVKKRGKLVDTLQTEQRFYPVRDMITTEAGFHFAPFSTVFAALGEGNPEDGYIVRANYHPAVTWIWLGALLMALAGFLSLLGLRTPSHKEVASS from the coding sequence ATGATTGCAGAAATCGGTCATTTTTGTCTTATTGCCGCGTTGTTCACAGCTATCGCGCAATGTATGATTCCGCTTTACGGTGCAGCAAACAATAAATCTGACTTTATGTCATTCGGCGATTACGCCGCGCGGGTTCAGTTCTATTTGCTTATCGCCTGTTTTACGGCTCTGACCTATTCATTTCTCTCATCAGATTTCTCCGTTAAACTCGCAGCATCACATTCCCACAGTTTAAAACCGTTAATTTATAAAATTTCAGGCGTATGGGGAAATCATGAAGGGTCAATATTGCTTTGGATGGTCATGCTAGGCCTCTATGGGTTTTTGTTTTCTGTCTTTTCTAAACGCTTACCGCCTGTTTTGCGGGCCCGTACCCTAGCCATACAAGGTCTATTAGGCGTGGGCTTTATCAGCTTTATTCTTTTTACGTCTAATCCGTTCGAGCGAATCTTTCCGGCGCCCATAGATGGCAATGGTCTAAACCCTCTCCTCCAGGACCCTGGCCTCGCCATACATCCACCACTACTTTACATGGGGTATGTAGGGTATTCATTGGCCTTCTCAATGGCTGTTGCAGCGCTCATCTCTGGAAAGATTGATAGAGATTGGGCACGCGCCCTTAAACCTTGGTCTCTTCTGTCATGGAGCTTCTTAACGCTTGGAATCGCCATGGGTTCGCTTTGGGCCTATTATGAATTGGGCTGGGGCGGCTGGTGGATGTGGGACCCCGTTGAAAATGTCTCTTTCATGCCTTGGCTCATCGGGACGGCGCTTTTGCATTCAATCCTTGTGATGGAACGAAAACAAAACCTAGCCCATTGGACGGTCTTGCTCGCCATCACGGCTTTTTCCCTAAGCCTTGTTGGAACCTTCGTTGTCCGGTCTGGCGTATTAGTCAGTGTCCACGCCTTTGCAGTAGATCCTGAACGCGGTGTCTACATTCTAGCGCTACTTTTATTGTCTACAGGCGGGGCTTTAGGCCTTTATGCCCTGCGGTCAAAGACACTTGTAAGACGGGCAGAGTTTGACCGCCTCTCACGCGAAGGTGGCCTTGTGCTGAACAATCTTCTATTGGCCACCGCAACGGCAACAGTATTTCTTGGCACATTTTATCCTCTGATTATGGATGCTTTCACTGGCGATAAAATCAGTGTTGGGGCCCCATATTTTGACCTGACATTTGCCCCCATTATGTCTGTTCTTATCGTGTTTATGGGCGCCGCGCCTTTGTTAAAATGGCAAGGGGATAGTCTAAAGACCCTCAAACGTTTTGCCATTATCAGCCTGATAGGCGCCGTCATTATTATCACATTCGCCGCTATGTTTGGGAATTCTGTTCTCGGCGGCTTAGGCTTAACCCTCGCGGCTTATTTGGCCTATGGCGCCATAAAAGCGTTTTTAAAACGTCGCCCTATTGGGCAACTCGCTCGTCCCGCAAAATATAATTTATATGCGTTTTTCACAGCTCACCTTGGCATGGCGGTTTTAACAGCAGGTGCCGTCATCATGAGCGTTTGGGCTGATGACACCATAGGGCGCATTAAACCCAATGAAACATTAAACGTCGCTGGCTATAGCTTCACACTTAACTCAATCAAAACAGGACAAAATCAAAATTACGGGTTCCGACGCGGTGAAGTTTCCGTAAAGAAGCGTGGAAAACTCGTTGATACCCTCCAAACAGAGCAAAGATTTTACCCCGTGCGTGACATGATAACGACAGAAGCTGGATTTCATTTTGCGCCTTTCTCGACCGTTTTTGCTGCCCTTGGCGAGGGCAACCCTGAAGACGGTTATATTGTGAGAGCCAATTACCACCCAGCGGTGACATGGATTTGGTTGGGCGCGCTCTTGATGGCTCTCGCAGGCTTCTTATCCTTACTGGGATTGCGCACCCCTTCTCACAAAGAAGTGGCTTCATCATAA
- a CDS encoding YggT family protein has product MSPLQSIIAYFLSPAVGILQFILIVYMIFSWLIAFNVVNLRNPVMGQIFQLCRSIVEPLLNPLRRLIPSMGGFDIAFLLLFLILMWVKGYVIPLLYNAAG; this is encoded by the coding sequence ATGAGTCCATTACAATCCATTATTGCCTATTTTTTAAGTCCTGCCGTCGGAATCCTCCAGTTTATCTTAATTGTTTACATGATTTTCAGCTGGTTGATTGCCTTTAATGTCGTGAATTTACGCAATCCTGTTATGGGTCAGATTTTCCAGCTTTGCCGATCTATTGTTGAACCCTTACTCAATCCTCTCCGCCGTCTCATCCCGTCAATGGGCGGATTTGATATCGCCTTTCTTCTTTTATTCCTCATTTTAATGTGGGTGAAAGGGTATGTAATTCCCCTGCTTTATAACGCCGCAGGTTAA
- a CDS encoding GatB/YqeY domain-containing protein, with translation MKIFMPVPATPLRDTLSENTKDAMRAKDSVRVSTLRLVNAAVKDRDIAARAEDRCEGISDAEILSILAKMVKQRQESAKTYDDNGRPELAERERTEIEIVREFMPQPLSEAELKDAIAKIVEDSGATCLKDMGKIMAQLKTDFAGRVDMGKAGAVVKSHLCSS, from the coding sequence GTGAAAATTTTTATGCCTGTGCCAGCCACCCCTTTACGGGATACATTATCAGAAAACACCAAAGACGCGATGCGCGCGAAAGATTCGGTCAGAGTCTCAACGCTGCGTTTAGTCAATGCAGCTGTAAAAGACCGGGATATTGCCGCGCGCGCTGAAGATCGTTGCGAAGGCATCTCAGATGCTGAAATATTGTCTATTCTAGCAAAAATGGTCAAGCAGCGCCAAGAAAGCGCGAAAACATATGATGATAATGGCCGCCCTGAACTTGCTGAACGTGAACGCACCGAAATTGAAATCGTACGTGAGTTCATGCCGCAACCTTTATCAGAAGCAGAACTTAAAGACGCCATAGCGAAGATAGTCGAAGACAGCGGCGCAACCTGCTTGAAAGATATGGGTAAAATTATGGCCCAACTAAAGACGGATTTTGCGGGACGTGTTGATATGGGCAAGGCTGGAGCCGTCGTAAAAAGCCACCTTTGTAGTTCTTAA
- the carA gene encoding glutamine-hydrolyzing carbamoyl-phosphate synthase small subunit: MAEKFTSKVTAVLVFETGDTFYGQGIGAQGAAVGEVCFNTAITGYQEILTDPSYASQIVCFTFPHIGNTGTTNEDEEATTEAAKVAARGAIFKAAVTPASNWRSEGELGEWLEARNIIGISGVDTRAITSFIRDKGMPKGVIAHNVDGKFDIPALVSQAKDWAGLVGADLAQDMDQDTPFDWREARWVWPKGHEDKEGVKKVVLIDYGVKRNILRNLVSVGLSVTVVPGKTPAKDILAMKPDGVVLSNGPGDPAATGKYAVPIIKALVEADMPMLGICLGHQMLAEALGGKTIKMEQGHHGANHPVKDHTTGKVEIVSMNHGFAVDSKSLPDSLEETHVSLFDGSNCGIRLKGKPVFSVQHHPEASPGPQDSFYLFERFADALG; the protein is encoded by the coding sequence ATGGCTGAGAAATTCACCTCCAAAGTAACGGCGGTTTTAGTCTTTGAAACGGGTGATACATTTTATGGCCAAGGTATTGGTGCACAGGGCGCAGCAGTCGGTGAGGTTTGTTTCAACACTGCAATAACAGGCTATCAAGAAATTCTGACAGACCCGTCTTATGCGTCTCAAATTGTATGCTTCACATTTCCCCACATCGGAAATACTGGTACGACAAATGAGGATGAAGAAGCGACTACTGAAGCCGCTAAAGTGGCTGCACGCGGCGCAATATTTAAGGCCGCGGTTACGCCAGCCTCTAATTGGCGTTCTGAAGGTGAACTCGGCGAGTGGCTTGAGGCCCGTAACATAATCGGTATTTCTGGTGTTGATACACGCGCGATCACAAGCTTTATTCGTGATAAAGGCATGCCCAAGGGCGTAATTGCCCACAATGTCGACGGAAAGTTCGATATTCCAGCGCTCGTAAGTCAGGCCAAAGATTGGGCAGGGCTTGTCGGAGCTGACCTTGCGCAAGACATGGATCAAGACACACCCTTTGATTGGCGTGAGGCCCGTTGGGTTTGGCCCAAGGGGCATGAGGATAAAGAAGGCGTCAAAAAGGTTGTTCTTATTGATTACGGCGTGAAACGAAACATTCTAAGAAATCTCGTCAGTGTCGGTCTTAGCGTAACAGTAGTGCCAGGAAAAACGCCAGCAAAGGATATTCTTGCGATGAAACCAGACGGGGTTGTGTTATCCAATGGCCCGGGAGACCCTGCGGCAACCGGAAAATACGCTGTGCCGATAATTAAAGCGCTTGTTGAGGCAGACATGCCAATGCTGGGTATTTGCCTTGGACATCAAATGCTAGCCGAAGCGCTCGGCGGAAAAACCATCAAAATGGAACAAGGGCATCATGGAGCAAATCATCCTGTGAAAGATCATACAACAGGAAAAGTAGAAATTGTGTCCATGAATCACGGTTTTGCTGTCGACAGTAAGAGCTTACCGGATTCTCTCGAAGAAACGCATGTCAGCCTGTTTGATGGTTCAAATTGCGGTATTCGGTTGAAAGGAAAACCAGTGTTTTCTGTACAACACCACCCTGAAGCCAGCCCGGGCCCGCAGGATAGTTTCTATTTATTCGAAAGATTTGCTGACGCGCTGGGCTAA
- a CDS encoding NAD-dependent epimerase/dehydratase family protein, which yields MTDTVLVTGISGYIGSHVAAKLLEKGYAVRGSVRNKVKGQRIVDALEEAGSDISKLSLVEADLEQDKGWAEATKGCRFIQHIASPFPLEAPSDREALVPAARAGAQRVLEHGFSAGVERIVMTSSLVSMMGQPGRSKKMIVTESDWSDPEWKPLTAYPVSKTRAELSAWAYTKAQDLTDQLTTVCPGIVLGPDPYQNGGASMGLIKAMFEGDFPRAPKIAYPIIDIRDCASIHVAAMTADKAGGRRLMAAGQTYWLAGIANVLKEAYPTAEKLPKGEFPNILVRIISLFDDRVKGILPDLGIFHEADYAYVTSMTGVIPRPSKDAILAAAASLIENGEVNLQ from the coding sequence ATGACAGACACCGTACTTGTTACCGGCATTTCCGGCTATATCGGCTCCCATGTCGCAGCTAAACTTTTAGAAAAAGGTTACGCCGTACGTGGGTCAGTACGCAACAAGGTCAAAGGTCAACGTATTGTAGATGCTTTAGAAGAGGCGGGGTCTGATATTTCAAAGCTTAGCCTCGTTGAAGCCGACCTTGAACAAGATAAAGGCTGGGCCGAAGCAACGAAAGGCTGCCGCTTCATACAGCACATTGCCTCTCCTTTTCCGCTTGAAGCTCCAAGCGACAGAGAAGCTCTTGTCCCTGCCGCCCGCGCAGGGGCGCAGCGCGTCTTAGAACATGGTTTCTCAGCCGGTGTAGAGCGCATCGTTATGACCTCTTCTCTCGTGTCCATGATGGGACAGCCCGGACGGTCAAAAAAAATGATTGTCACTGAAAGTGATTGGTCTGATCCAGAATGGAAACCTTTAACGGCTTATCCTGTTTCGAAAACCAGAGCAGAACTTTCAGCTTGGGCCTACACAAAAGCTCAAGACCTCACCGACCAATTAACAACCGTCTGCCCGGGCATTGTTTTGGGGCCCGACCCCTATCAGAATGGCGGCGCATCAATGGGATTGATCAAAGCCATGTTTGAGGGTGATTTCCCCCGCGCGCCCAAAATCGCTTACCCAATCATAGATATACGGGATTGTGCATCCATACATGTTGCGGCGATGACCGCAGACAAAGCCGGCGGACGACGTTTAATGGCGGCAGGACAAACCTACTGGCTAGCGGGAATCGCAAATGTTCTCAAAGAGGCTTATCCAACGGCCGAGAAACTTCCCAAGGGGGAATTCCCGAATATCCTAGTGCGTATCATCTCCCTATTTGATGATCGCGTGAAAGGCATCTTACCTGATTTAGGGATTTTTCACGAAGCTGATTACGCTTACGTTACTTCAATGACGGGTGTCATACCACGCCCATCAAAGGATGCGATTTTGGCCGCCGCGGCGAGCCTAATCGAAAACGGCGAAGTGAATTTGCAATAG
- a CDS encoding M48 family metallopeptidase produces the protein MVYRTQLGGARRRGGGFRWQIMVLFAIGAAIYYFANQETVPFTGRKQLRTMEPEQEIQLGLQSYQQILADNRENLITSGPIVDATREIGVRLARAASNEDPGFDWAFNVIDSPQANAFALPGGYTAVYTGLIPIAENENGLAVVMGHEIGHALAHHGAERMAQQNMQRIVGAGVSLGAGGMDYSAQRAVMGVFGGISQYGYALPFSRSHESEADYIGLILMSRACYDPREAPRLWERMGAEAGATPPEFQSTHPSPETRVHDFNEWMPEAIEVYNQSCPNKISL, from the coding sequence ATGGTCTATCGAACACAATTAGGGGGCGCCCGGCGTCGCGGCGGCGGCTTTCGTTGGCAAATCATGGTCCTCTTTGCGATTGGCGCGGCAATTTATTATTTTGCCAATCAAGAGACAGTGCCTTTTACAGGACGCAAACAGCTCCGCACGATGGAACCTGAGCAAGAAATACAGCTCGGCCTTCAATCCTATCAACAAATACTTGCCGATAATCGTGAGAATTTGATTACATCAGGCCCTATCGTAGACGCGACACGTGAAATAGGCGTTCGTCTTGCCCGTGCCGCAAGCAATGAAGACCCTGGCTTTGATTGGGCTTTTAACGTAATTGACAGCCCCCAAGCCAACGCCTTTGCTCTGCCGGGCGGCTACACGGCTGTTTATACGGGACTGATACCGATTGCCGAAAACGAAAATGGTCTAGCCGTTGTCATGGGCCATGAAATTGGTCATGCGCTGGCGCATCACGGCGCAGAACGTATGGCACAGCAAAACATGCAGCGCATTGTCGGCGCAGGTGTCTCGCTCGGTGCCGGCGGCATGGATTATAGCGCACAAAGGGCTGTTATGGGCGTCTTTGGCGGGATTAGCCAATATGGATATGCTTTACCTTTTTCACGCTCACACGAATCCGAAGCCGATTATATTGGACTTATCCTGATGTCCCGGGCCTGTTATGACCCCCGAGAAGCGCCGCGTCTTTGGGAGCGCATGGGCGCAGAGGCTGGTGCAACACCGCCAGAATTTCAAAGTACACACCCAAGCCCTGAAACACGTGTACATGATTTTAACGAATGGATGCCAGAAGCTATAGAAGTCTATAATCAAAGCTGTCCCAACAAGATATCTCTATAG